The following are encoded together in the Lathyrus oleraceus cultivar Zhongwan6 chromosome 3, CAAS_Psat_ZW6_1.0, whole genome shotgun sequence genome:
- the LOC127131324 gene encoding uncharacterized protein LOC127131324, translated as MTIQQLMGSLQAYEEKQKRKIKQKEAMEQLLQLNIKEANYANYKSQRGRGRGQDRGRGRGHGGEGRGSYNNYSNNGERSWNPQATRGRGRGNSWSRCGKSQIKCFNYNKIGHYASECRFSKKVVEKANFVEEKGREEETLLLACQNQVEEKRNKWYLDTGASNHMCGDRSMFVEINEATTNNVSFGDDSKIPVKGKGKILIRLKNGSHQFIFNVYYVPNMKNNILSLGQLLEKGCGIHLKENSLFLRDCRHNLIANMPMSNNRMFLLNIQNDVAKCLKTCYTDSSWL; from the coding sequence ATGACTATTCAGCAACTCATGGGTTCCCTACAAGCATAcgaagaaaaacaaaagagaaaaattaaaCAAAAGGAGGCTATGGAGCAACTACTACAACTCAACATAAAGGAAGCAAATTATGCGAATTACAAGAGCCAAAGAGGACGAGGTCGTGGCCAAGATCGTGGGCGTGGACGAGGACATGGAGGAGAAGGAAGAGGCAGTTACAACAACTACTCTAACAATGGAGAAAGAAGTTGGAATCCACAAGCAACAAGAGGTCGTGGAAGAGGAAATTCATGGTCGAGGTGTGGCAAATCACAAATCAAGTGCTTCAACTACAACAAGATCGGTCACTATGCATCTGAGTGTAGATTCTCGAAGAAAGTTGTGGAGAAAGCTAACTTTGTAGAAGAAAAAGGCAGAGAAGAAGAAACTTTGTTGCTCGCGTGCCAAAACCAAGttgaagagaaaagaaacaaATGGTACCTCGACACCGGCGCAAGCAATCACATGTGTGGCGATCGAAGCATGTTCGTAGAGATCAATGAAGCGACAACTAACAATGTCTCATTTGGAGATGACTCAAAGATACCAGTCAAAGGCAAAGGTAAAATTCTTATACGCTTAAAGAATGGGAGTCATCAATTCATATTCAATGTCTATTATGTTCCTAACATGAAGAATAATATTTTGAGCTTGGGACAATTATTAGAGAAAGGCTGTGGCATCCACTTGAAAGAAAATAGTCTTTTCTTAAGAGATTGTAGACATAACTTGATTGCTAATATGCCTATGTCAAATAATAGAATGTTCCTCTTGAACATTCAAAATGATGTTGCAAAGTGTCTCAAGACTTGCTATACCGACTCTTCGTGGCTATGA
- the LOC127127759 gene encoding uncharacterized protein LOC127127759 has product MPKPKPHTEISCSDKHYQLVQKILSPTVNTKSQRNCSKKSLQDLASISREDQEHQRASTNQISPSDLKPELKPFAHGMEKIEGSRTYRIQRGLRDIWPKLRVRTKTYKLHITLDDMGT; this is encoded by the exons ATGCCCAAGCCAAAACCTCACACCGAAATCTCATGTTCAGACAAACACTATCAGCTTGTACAAAAAATCCTCTCACCAACCGTTAACACGAAATCACAAAGGAATTGTTCAAAGAAATCACTTCAAGATCTTGCTTCAATCTCGCGTGAAGACCAGGAACATCAACGAGCAAGCACGAATCAGATTTCTCCCTCCGATTTGAAACCGGAATTGAAACCGTTTGCGCACGGAATGGAAAAAATTGAAGGAAGCAGAACCTACCGGATTCAACGGGGGCTAAGA GATATTTGGCCTAAGTTGAGGGTTAGAACCAAGACATATAAGTTGCATATCACTCTTGATGACATGGGAACATGA